The Manduca sexta isolate Smith_Timp_Sample1 chromosome 20, JHU_Msex_v1.0, whole genome shotgun sequence DNA segment tttcctgatcttatgaaggttagtaaagaagtaccaatttttaaagcaggttgttctaacaccccctctaatttcagacctatttctattttaccagccttaagtaaggtatttgaaaaactaatgcttaaccaaatgctggtgtttttttaataaaaatgggatcttacataatagacaattcggctttacaaaaggcagatccacgcaagatgctggacgtgctttagtcaaagctgtgttagatgcttgggagggatcccaggatgcactgggggtcttttgtgatctttccaaggcattcgattgcgtcgatcacaaaaccctcattttaaagcttcattattatggtattagaggaattggacttaaaataatatcttcatatttatcaggtcgaaatcaaaaagtatttatcgacaacgtctcctctgccaggtccgcagttagaattggggttccccagggttccatattgggtccatacctattcttagtttacataaatgacctgccttacatggttgataatatggcagatgtagtattgttcgctgacgacacttcgataatttttaagttaaatagaagggatgaaaatctcggtgagccacataaagtacttagtttgatttctaataatttacttttaaatgccgcaaaaacgaattgtgtcagattttcgttactgaataaaaaaaaggaactaaatattgatttagatggggataaattagaattagttccctcaacggtcttcctcggggtttcaatcgatagtaaattgcaatggggcccccatattcaaaaaatctagtaaactgagctctgccgtgtttgctattaggaagattagacaattaactgacgtggctacggcaaggctagtgtattttgcatacttccacagcattatgtcctattgtattcttctgtggggctctgctgcagatctgcagaccatttttatcttgcagaaacgagcgattagtgctatttacaaccttcgctctcatgattcccttaggcaaatgttaaagaaggtgaatatactgactttgccggccgaatatatttttcagaatataatgtacgtacgtaaaaaccttagtacttttattaaaaacagtgacttgcatagtctaaataccagaaataaaaataaattggttgtccctaatcataggctctgtaaaaccaataaatctttcttagttaatagcattaagttctataataaacttcccttcgaaattaccaatttgaccgaacaaaaattcaagtgttatgttaagcgtgaattaatgtgtaaaggatactatactgtatctgattaccttaatgataagacggtttggaaagtttgtcctgcacacaatgacccaccatgttagcacacattagtaattaattaactgcctaaaatgtctttgttacatgtctcacatgctttttttttttataataatgacatttctatagttctaatttgacataatcatatcatatcttaatgaaatataatttttgaaagacgaccacccgatcatgttgtgtttgcctgtttaatatcactattttttttttcttttctcatgattgaaaactatgattgtaaatgtaggcgaatgcacgctgtacgccgttatttaagtatgaatctatgttctcttttatttgctatcgctaattttattttatgccgctccaggtttagtcgattggatttcatcttatcccatgttaacggtgatgtgcgtgcattagcttatataactattgtgactatgtacaagaaagacttggaaaaaaaatacaaaagaagtacttactgaacaattgatgacaaaaaataaagcccggagtttctttctgcctttcttcttcgggtagtcatcacttaggtagctagtgaaaggctggtaggttacctaggttagggctcatgtcctcgccggtgaggatcgcgacgcgttacccttctatttccccctacttgccagcccgagctggttacttcggtttgtaccttgtcttttgtataaactttatccctaatttaaaatgtccatagttatataagtaattttaatagttgtttagaaataataattattcttattctttgttttgacgtatcataagtgcatctttgttcgcctacgtgataaataaagtatttttttttttttttatttacagtggGCAAATACTGAAATAACCATGTCTAGGGTTTTTAAGATTAGGGAAGTTAAGTTTGTGAAAAAACTTACATATTATGTCATATACCTTACCTactagtttgtacggaaccatcgcctcggtgcgcgagtcctaCTCGCACTTATCCGTTTTTTTTTGCGTACGTATTGCGTCCATTGCTATTTGAGCGGGATATTGGCGCGGTATAggctgattttaaatgttttttattgtacgGCTCTGAAAACTAGGCCTTTGAGCCCTTTTTAAGAAGCCCTTGGAAGAACAAAATGTTTTAGGCACAAAATTTTATCTTAGTACAATAATTGTTCGAGCTAAGTAAATATACTTTCTTTCATGAAATTCGCCAATGAAAAAAAGGTGAGTCGCGTTTTGGCTCTGGCTTATACGAAATCACGTTCCTAATTCAGAACGGGAATTCAACCTGAATTTAGGCGCTTCGAATCTTATGCAATTTGGCATCATCTCACACACATGCTGAATTTCTCAGAATGTTTGCATGAATGAAATTAGCGAGCATTTTGGATTCATATTAGGAATACATTCCGTATCACtcaatttatatgaaaagtatgtgaatttatgttacaattttacaggatttaaaaaatgttaatgtatattttactcATATTTCTCAAGACCAAAtttctttagtttatatttttttctggatttattgtattgttttcatGTATGtgttaaacataattttctttccatattctattttaattttcaaacaatgtGTGAACATGTCGTAAAGAATacaattctttttaaattgttagGTAAAGGTATGACTTCTGACGCAACCATTCGGTTTTCAGATACTGAATTcagtttcaattttaaaataaaaacaaaatggatgTGTATTGTGTAAGCCCTTCCTAAAATACGACAATATGGACGTCGGGGCTAAATCAATGAGCGAACGGGCCGCGTCGCACTGTAATCATTTTGACATAGACATTACACATACCTTCtttaatttatgaatgttattacTTGTTTCTCTGAGTTGTTTCTTGTGCCAAAAGGAaaagaaaattaagaaaaaaatattaacaagacatattacgtaagactaggcagtatggtcgaaagACTATAGCCTGCCTTctgaacgaattaaaaaaatatataagttttgacaagtaaatagtatttttgtcAAACATAACCTCTAAAggcaacattaataatattttttgttatttacctAACTTAATTTGTCTAAACCAGTCTCAATTTTGTATGACATAGTTCAAATACAATATGGTAATTATGGACACTCCGGAATCTGTTGGGAGCTTGGAAGAACAAGCACTAAAAAGGAAAGAgagattaaaaaatttaaagcgaAAAAATCCTAGCAATGAAAATGCACCGTCAGAAGTAGAAAAAGAAATTGTACCACTTCcaaagtaatttttttcttgTACTGTAATTTAgatcttcttcttcagcctatatAATCACCCAATGCTGAGTGTAGGCCTCTTGCAATGCACACCAGGTTGTTCTGTCCAGGGCAGTCCTCAGTAATTTAGATGTGCCCATTTATTTAAGTAAGCTCTTACTCCCCCTTTTAATATTGGTCTGTACATTAAtgcataattttcatatttcagaCCTAAATTTAGAAGTTACAAACCTCAAGATGAATCACTACAAGAATCCAAAATAGATGATGCTGAACCAGCACTTATCGAAGAAGAGGTTAAAGAATTACTTGATGCTGGGAAAGAAAAGGTTAAAAATTTATCTCATTGGCAtttgatttgtataaaaaagattatttattaatattatacatttttgatcaggtatactataaagtaataatttaaaactttacaatcgaaagatataaaacattgtgtatttatattcttaaatttcttatttcaaacagcttagttataaattaagtattaaaattaaactacaattATTCTATATAATCATTTACTTTTGAAGCATACACACTAcattatgactgcctcggtggcgtagttgtattgcatgtccggtacaatagcgctctgaggtcctgggttcgaatcccgggtcgggcgaagtgatatttgggtttttctgctcagtatcagcccggagtctggaatttgtgcccgatatggcgataggctcgccccctatcacatcataggacggaacatacttggcgaaaagtgggtgccctagttgcgcctctgcataccccttcggggataaatgcgtgatgtatgtatgtatgtatgtacactacattatgaaattatttgtatgaaacaCAACTTAGTCCACCTATATAAACTACACATGTATTTGTAAAGCTTTTAGAGTATTTCATGCTTGTAGTGATAGTACTCTCAGGTTTGCCCTCTGTTAAAGGAATACttatcaattttgtattttttctttatagacATTTGTAAAACTCACTGCTAAGAATTGAATGCCTTTTTATAACCTGATGTGTTGTATTTACCGACATGTACTACAAGGGAGGTATTTTCTCTATATATATAGCCATATAATGTAGCGCCACGGGAAGTGATGATGGATTTCAGATAATCAGTCCATCTATCAATCACATCACTGTCTTCTGATATCAATACCAGAAACTACAATGGATTGGCTGTTGCTTGGCAAACATACTCATATTGTTGGCTTTAGTCCACAATGTGTTGTTAGTTCACAATCTAGACAGCTACATAATTGAAAAATGTCATATTGGCAACTTTTCAATCtgtaataataacttaaatttatgttaaaataacatcCACATTAGAATGgtataaataagaatttttatGTCTCTGTTCTCTTTATGGAACATTTAAACACTCTTGATTTTTAGTATAGCGAAATAttgtgccttggttgcacctctgcttaccccttttgggataaaggtgtgatgagtgggtttgtgtgtgtgtgtgtgtgtgtgtgtgtgtgtgtcaatAGTATAACAGATAATAAACCAGTTGCTAATAAGACACAGATTATCCCTGTAGgtattcataaaaatgtatgagTGGGTGATCTAATTAAGGAAACATCTTCAAATAATTCAAATGTATTCATGAACATTATTTGCAATTACAGGTAGTATTACAAGATTTGGACATATCAAGCTTAGCGCCAAGGAAACCAGATTGGGATCTAAAAAGAGATGTGGCTAAGAAATTAGAAAAACTAGAAAGGAGAACACAGAAAGCCATTGCTGAACTAATTTGGGAGAGGTTGAAACAAGGCAATGAAGACAATTTGGGAGCCATGGTCACTATGACTGACAACAGAACGACAGATGAAGATTGAATAAATAAGTTGCATGAATGTTGTTCAATAAAAGAACAACGGTGATAAACTATAATCAAGATGGTTAAgtgtatttcatttaaaacaatgaacttttttttatattttaataaactttcttGGACATGTAGTTCAAACAGTGTCccttaataaatgttatataatttctaccaaaattaattgtaattttggtTGTCAGATAAAAATGTTGAAGTGATCTCACTGATGTTTCCAACATAATACATTTACTTGGTTTAACCAGTGGCGACCTTAACACGAGGCTCCGGGCAGGAACGAACGAAGGGTCccgataaacaaaataaacctaGATATGATGCTTTGTTATTGGTAATAATGGTGGTAATCGGAAACGggataaatagaaattaaattttcctgagactcgccaagcttcactgctcggtgtcataaaatgcatgccactgctgatcctggcttataggAGTTGCAGTGGTAGGTGTGAGGGCGAGAAAGTATCTAGCCTATTTAACACTATTGGTACTagggaaataaatatattttattaatttaaatattttaatatcacaggataataatatagaattgtttacatttttcgtATCCATCATGAAGTCAAAATTAATTGCTCATAATTTAAGTAAGCTTAGACCATAGTCATTAATTCAaaaattttggtaattaaactacttaataccagaataatttattaaacacctATAAACTCGTTTGAGTTTTCTTTTCTACCTAATTTACAACATGGgtgtgttttaaaaatttaatagcaTTTTACATCGTGCATGATGTATCATATCGCGTAAATACAATTTCTTCAAAAGTaagattattttcttataaaaatattatacatttaaacaaTATCTATTACTTATTACTGAgcgcaaaaaatattaatgtcttATTAAACATGTAACAGCAGTTAGTGCGCTAAAAtgataattaagttttaaaa contains these protein-coding regions:
- the LOC115445698 gene encoding coiled-coil domain-containing protein 12, translating into MVIMDTPESVGSLEEQALKRKERLKNLKRKNPSNENAPSEVEKEIVPLPKPKFRSYKPQDESLQESKIDDAEPALIEEEVKELLDAGKEKVVLQDLDISSLAPRKPDWDLKRDVAKKLEKLERRTQKAIAELIWERLKQGNEDNLGAMVTMTDNRTTDED